In one window of Paraflavitalea soli DNA:
- the glgP gene encoding alpha-glucan family phosphorylase: MAFTFHHPYEAVPPYQKRVAYCCMEFAIAQPLKTYAGGLGFLAGSHMRSAYNLKQPVVGIGILWKYGYYTQVRQQDQTMGVLFEEKIYGFLEPTDIRFTIRVSQHDVWVTAYYLPPEVFGSAPVFLLSTDLPENDYVSRTISHKLYDANPETSIAGSILLGIGSVKLLEILGWEPDIYHLNESHGLPLAFYLYNKYKNTRLLKEKLVYTNHTPEESGNRKTAIQLLEKMGFFCDIPLTEVKGITQTSGDELNHTLVALRLAGLANGVSTMHSQYLQRQYQAQPGVCPIKSITNAQHFGYWHAPEMYAALAAADDTALLAAKAKAKTALFDEVADQCGEIYNTKVLTLVFAKRFAGYKRAGLLLQDRERFHRLVTNPGRPVQIIWAGKPYPMDYSAIALFDQIVHVCKQYPNCAILTGYELKLSKILKRGADVWLNTPRVGHEASGTSGMSAAMNGAMNVSLPDGWFPEFAVDKVNSFVIPPCDTSMPEHLQDETDAHSLYEILEKEVIPMYYDYPASWLSIIKQAMATIAPAFDSNRLAKEYYEQLYGAPPIE; the protein is encoded by the coding sequence ATGGCTTTCACCTTTCACCATCCGTATGAAGCAGTACCGCCCTATCAAAAACGGGTGGCTTATTGCTGCATGGAATTTGCCATCGCACAGCCGTTGAAGACCTATGCAGGCGGGCTGGGCTTCCTGGCCGGCTCGCATATGCGCAGCGCCTATAATCTTAAACAGCCGGTGGTGGGGATCGGCATCCTGTGGAAATATGGTTACTACACCCAGGTACGCCAGCAGGATCAAACCATGGGTGTGCTGTTTGAAGAGAAGATCTATGGCTTTTTAGAACCAACCGATATCCGGTTCACCATTCGCGTGTCACAACACGATGTATGGGTAACCGCTTATTACCTGCCCCCGGAAGTCTTCGGCTCAGCGCCCGTTTTCCTGCTCAGCACCGACCTGCCGGAAAATGATTACGTATCCAGAACCATCTCCCATAAACTCTACGATGCCAATCCCGAAACCTCCATTGCCGGCTCCATTTTACTGGGTATTGGCAGCGTCAAACTCCTGGAAATACTGGGATGGGAGCCCGATATATATCACCTCAACGAATCACATGGCCTTCCCCTGGCTTTTTACCTGTATAATAAGTATAAGAATACCCGGTTGTTAAAGGAAAAACTGGTCTATACCAACCATACCCCGGAAGAAAGCGGCAACCGGAAAACGGCCATCCAGTTATTGGAGAAAATGGGATTCTTCTGCGATATACCGCTCACAGAAGTAAAAGGCATCACACAAACATCCGGCGATGAATTGAACCATACCCTGGTGGCTCTCCGGCTGGCCGGTTTAGCCAACGGTGTTTCAACAATGCACAGCCAATACTTACAAAGGCAGTACCAGGCTCAACCCGGCGTTTGTCCTATTAAGTCAATTACCAACGCACAGCATTTTGGGTATTGGCACGCTCCCGAAATGTATGCAGCATTGGCTGCGGCAGACGATACGGCATTGCTGGCTGCGAAGGCGAAAGCAAAAACAGCTTTGTTTGACGAAGTAGCTGACCAATGCGGAGAGATCTACAATACCAAGGTGCTTACCCTGGTGTTTGCAAAACGGTTTGCGGGGTATAAAAGAGCAGGTTTGTTATTGCAGGACAGGGAGCGCTTTCACCGGTTGGTGACCAACCCCGGGCGGCCCGTGCAAATTATCTGGGCGGGGAAACCCTATCCCATGGATTACAGTGCCATCGCCCTGTTTGACCAGATCGTACATGTTTGCAAACAATACCCCAATTGTGCCATTCTTACGGGATATGAATTAAAGTTGTCAAAGATATTAAAACGGGGCGCCGATGTATGGCTCAACACACCACGTGTAGGCCATGAGGCATCCGGCACCAGTGGCATGAGCGCCGCCATGAACGGCGCCATGAATGTATCATTGCCTGATGGCTGGTTCCCCGAGTTTGCGGTAGACAAGGTGAATTCATTTGTTATCCCCCCCTGCGATACCAGCATGCCGGAACACCTGCAGGATGAGACCGATGCCCATAGCTTGTATGAAATACTCGAAAAAGAAGTGATCCCTATGTATTACGATTATCCCGCAAGTTGGCTATCCATTATTAAACAAGCCATGGCTACTATAGCGCCTGCTTTTGACAGCAACCGGCTGGCAAAGGAGTACTATGAGCAATTGTACGGGGCGCCACCTATTGAATAA
- a CDS encoding GyrI-like domain-containing protein: MKYRWHLSVTVLSLLAAVAGCSRNTTHGLGLDVMRGSKDTARHPSARIERTVLPPMKIVSITFEVERVEDIGMFLNAAYIDLCAFINKHRLPSNRTMAFYYTYISPFVAEAAIEVDSIPPVLDSTVHTRVLEGGEALVVHYKGPYENAALAYHAMNKWLIDNHKEPRGMPFEVYLNDPITIKDKNKLLTDIYQFIQ, encoded by the coding sequence ATGAAATACAGGTGGCATTTGTCTGTTACCGTTTTATCGCTGTTGGCGGCCGTCGCAGGTTGTAGCAGGAATACTACTCATGGCCTGGGGTTGGATGTCATGAGGGGCAGCAAAGATACTGCCCGGCATCCTTCTGCCAGGATCGAAAGGACTGTATTGCCACCGATGAAAATAGTGAGCATCACTTTTGAGGTCGAAAGGGTAGAAGATATCGGCATGTTCCTGAATGCTGCGTATATCGATCTTTGCGCCTTTATCAATAAGCACCGCCTGCCATCGAATAGAACGATGGCATTTTATTATACTTATATTAGTCCTTTTGTGGCAGAAGCCGCCATAGAAGTGGACAGTATTCCTCCTGTATTGGACAGCACGGTCCATACCCGGGTGTTGGAAGGGGGAGAAGCCCTGGTGGTCCATTACAAAGGCCCCTACGAAAATGCTGCTCTCGCTTATCATGCCATGAATAAGTGGCTAATAGATAATCATAAAGAACCAAGGGGAATGCCGTTTGAAGTTTATCTTAATGATCCCATTACAATTAAGGACAAGAATAAACTGCTTACGGATATTTACCAGTTTATTCAATAG